A window of the Branchiibius hedensis genome harbors these coding sequences:
- the purL gene encoding phosphoribosylformylglycinamidine synthase has translation MPAAHDHVLTVVPGGNALSPFRAAGLVTRLQAVVPTVTAVSARYVHWVASAAPLSPEVHETVERLLTYGDPWVPGATGALVVVAPRLGTISPWASKATDIAHNCGVEVQRIERVTEFTVASSAPLTQADWAACADVLHDRMIEVAFPARDDAAALFAERDPEPMEHIDILRHGRSALEEANRDLGLALSDDEIDYLVESFTGLQRNPTDVELMMFAQANSEHCRHKIFNADFIVDGQAETRSLFGMIRHTEQVAGAGTVVAYKDNASVMEGGSRTRFLPSAADGPSAYRGREDDVHVLMKVETHNHPTAISPFPGAATGAGGEIRDEGATGRGSAPKAGLTGFVVSNLHLPDTEESWETEQYGAPSHIASPLEIMIEGPIGAAAFNNEFGRPGLGGFFRVYEQTVDGVRRGYHKPIMSAGGLGTISADLVEKIPFPAGTLLIQLGGPGMRIGMGGGAASSMAAGTNAASLDFDSVQRGNPEIERRAQEVINHCWSLGPQENPILAIHDVGAGGLSNAFPELVDDAGLGARFDLSAVPLEESGLAPKEIWCNESQERYVVAIAPSSLPQFRALCERERCPYAVVGVAADDGELVVTSSADDTPADTPIDMPMQVLLGKPPRMTRDVTRVVRNGTDFDESAIDVREAAYAVLRHPSVASKRFLITIADRTVGGLTHRDQMVGPWQVPVADVAVTLADHVGFAGEAMASGERTPLAAKDAPASGRMAVGEALTNLLAAPVPSLSRVKLSCNWMAACGEPGEDAALYDTVSAVAMELCPALGISVPVGKDSLSMRTRWSEDGVTKQVTSPVSLVVTAFASLPDVRGTWTPALQGDSKLVLVDLGAGKNRLGGSMLAQVSGGFGSEVPDLDDPDQVLALADALAELRSADLVTAYHDRSDGGLWAAACEMAFAGATGVSLEVPSVAALFTEELGVLLEVPADSLESASGVLRSRGLSFSVVGAPNSTRRVTVSVDGAPTLDESLRDLGQVWDEVSWRIARLRDNPECADQEHAAFAADDDPGLVVAPTFDPSDDVAAPYVAKGVRPKLAVLREQGVNSHVETAFMFDRAGFDAYDVHMTDLQSGRIALDEFTGLVAAGGFSYGDTLGAGEGWARSVLFHPELTDQFREFFHRSGTFGLGICNGCQMFAALADLIPGAEAWPSFTRNVSEQYEARLTQVEVLDSPSVLFAGMAGSRIPIAVAHGEGFANFSARGSLENVHQAVRFVDHVGGIATTYPHNPNGSPQGLTAVTTDDGRFTAMMPHPERVSRNVQMSWTSGPVEQESPWLRIFRNARVFVG, from the coding sequence ATGCCCGCTGCGCACGATCACGTGCTCACCGTCGTCCCCGGAGGCAATGCCCTCTCCCCGTTCCGCGCAGCCGGGCTGGTCACGCGCCTGCAGGCCGTCGTCCCGACCGTCACCGCGGTCAGCGCCCGCTACGTGCATTGGGTGGCCAGCGCCGCGCCGCTCTCACCAGAGGTCCACGAGACGGTCGAGCGGCTCTTGACGTACGGCGACCCCTGGGTTCCCGGCGCAACCGGAGCTCTCGTCGTGGTGGCTCCGCGCCTTGGCACGATCTCGCCGTGGGCGTCCAAGGCCACGGACATCGCGCACAACTGCGGTGTCGAAGTGCAGCGCATCGAACGGGTCACCGAGTTCACCGTGGCCTCGTCCGCGCCGTTGACGCAAGCCGACTGGGCAGCGTGCGCCGACGTGCTGCACGACCGGATGATCGAGGTGGCGTTCCCAGCGCGCGACGACGCCGCGGCGCTGTTCGCCGAGCGCGACCCCGAGCCGATGGAGCACATCGACATCCTGCGGCATGGCCGTTCGGCGCTGGAAGAAGCCAACCGCGACCTCGGCCTGGCCCTGTCCGACGACGAGATCGACTACCTGGTGGAGTCCTTCACCGGCCTGCAGCGCAACCCCACCGACGTCGAGCTGATGATGTTCGCGCAGGCCAACTCCGAGCATTGCCGACACAAGATCTTCAATGCCGACTTCATCGTCGACGGACAGGCCGAGACGCGGTCCCTGTTCGGGATGATCCGGCACACCGAGCAGGTCGCAGGTGCGGGCACGGTCGTCGCCTACAAGGACAACGCGTCGGTGATGGAAGGCGGAAGCCGCACGCGCTTCCTGCCGTCTGCAGCCGACGGCCCCTCGGCCTACCGCGGTCGCGAGGACGACGTACACGTCCTGATGAAGGTCGAGACGCACAACCACCCGACGGCCATCAGCCCGTTCCCCGGCGCCGCGACCGGTGCCGGCGGTGAGATCCGCGATGAGGGTGCGACCGGTCGGGGCTCGGCACCCAAGGCCGGCCTGACGGGTTTCGTGGTGTCGAACCTCCACCTTCCGGACACCGAGGAGTCCTGGGAGACAGAGCAATACGGCGCACCGTCGCACATCGCGTCACCGCTGGAGATCATGATCGAGGGGCCTATCGGTGCAGCCGCGTTCAACAACGAGTTCGGTCGGCCGGGCCTGGGCGGCTTCTTCCGGGTCTACGAGCAGACCGTCGACGGTGTGCGCCGCGGCTACCACAAACCGATCATGAGCGCGGGTGGCCTGGGCACGATCAGTGCCGATCTGGTCGAGAAGATTCCTTTCCCCGCCGGCACATTGCTGATCCAGCTCGGCGGCCCGGGGATGCGGATCGGGATGGGCGGCGGAGCTGCATCGTCGATGGCGGCCGGCACCAACGCCGCCTCGCTCGACTTCGATTCGGTCCAACGCGGCAACCCCGAGATCGAGCGTCGCGCGCAGGAAGTCATCAACCACTGCTGGTCGCTCGGTCCGCAGGAGAACCCGATCCTGGCGATCCACGACGTGGGCGCGGGTGGGCTGTCCAATGCCTTCCCGGAGTTGGTCGACGATGCCGGTCTGGGCGCCCGATTCGACCTGTCCGCAGTGCCGTTGGAGGAATCAGGCCTGGCACCCAAGGAGATCTGGTGCAACGAGTCACAGGAGCGGTACGTCGTGGCGATCGCCCCGTCGTCACTGCCCCAGTTCAGAGCATTGTGCGAGCGTGAGCGATGCCCGTACGCCGTGGTCGGAGTCGCCGCCGACGACGGTGAGTTGGTCGTGACCTCCTCGGCCGACGACACGCCCGCGGACACCCCCATCGACATGCCGATGCAGGTGCTCCTAGGTAAGCCGCCGCGGATGACCCGGGACGTCACCCGGGTCGTGCGGAACGGAACGGACTTTGACGAGTCCGCGATCGACGTACGGGAAGCGGCGTATGCCGTGTTGCGTCACCCCTCGGTGGCCAGCAAGCGGTTCCTGATCACGATCGCCGACCGCACGGTGGGCGGTCTGACGCATCGCGATCAGATGGTCGGTCCGTGGCAGGTGCCGGTCGCTGACGTCGCGGTGACGCTGGCCGACCACGTTGGCTTCGCCGGTGAGGCGATGGCCAGTGGCGAGCGAACTCCATTGGCGGCCAAGGATGCTCCGGCCTCGGGTCGGATGGCGGTCGGTGAGGCGCTGACGAACCTACTGGCCGCGCCGGTCCCCTCGCTGTCGCGGGTGAAATTGTCCTGCAACTGGATGGCAGCCTGTGGTGAACCGGGCGAGGACGCCGCACTCTACGACACGGTGTCCGCGGTCGCGATGGAGTTGTGCCCGGCCCTGGGCATCTCGGTGCCGGTGGGCAAGGACTCGCTGTCGATGCGCACGCGCTGGTCTGAGGATGGCGTCACGAAGCAGGTGACCTCGCCGGTGTCGTTGGTGGTGACCGCGTTCGCCTCTCTGCCGGACGTTCGTGGCACGTGGACCCCTGCGCTGCAGGGTGATTCAAAGTTGGTTCTGGTCGACCTCGGGGCCGGGAAGAACCGGCTCGGCGGTTCCATGCTGGCGCAGGTGTCGGGTGGGTTCGGATCCGAGGTGCCGGATCTGGACGATCCGGATCAGGTGCTGGCCCTTGCGGATGCGCTGGCCGAGTTGCGGTCGGCGGACCTGGTCACGGCCTATCACGACCGCTCCGATGGCGGTCTGTGGGCGGCGGCGTGCGAGATGGCCTTCGCGGGAGCGACCGGTGTCTCTCTCGAGGTGCCCTCAGTGGCAGCGCTATTCACCGAGGAGCTCGGGGTACTCCTGGAGGTGCCGGCTGACTCCCTGGAGTCGGCTTCCGGTGTGCTGCGGTCGCGCGGGCTGTCGTTCTCGGTGGTCGGTGCGCCGAATTCGACACGCCGCGTGACGGTTTCGGTTGATGGCGCTCCCACCCTGGATGAGTCGCTGCGCGATCTGGGCCAGGTGTGGGACGAAGTGTCCTGGCGGATCGCCCGGTTGCGGGACAACCCGGAGTGCGCCGACCAGGAGCACGCAGCGTTCGCCGCGGACGACGACCCTGGGTTGGTGGTGGCGCCGACGTTCGATCCGAGCGACGACGTGGCCGCGCCGTACGTTGCGAAGGGCGTCCGGCCCAAACTGGCGGTCCTGCGCGAGCAGGGCGTCAATTCGCACGTCGAGACCGCGTTCATGTTCGACCGGGCCGGTTTCGACGCGTACGACGTGCACATGACCGATCTGCAGAGCGGCCGGATCGCGCTGGATGAGTTCACCGGCCTGGTCGCCGCCGGTGGTTTCTCCTACGGCGACACGCTGGGAGCGGGGGAGGGCTGGGCGCGCTCGGTGCTCTTCCACCCCGAACTCACCGACCAGTTCCGCGAATTCTTCCACCGCAGTGGGACGTTCGGTCTCGGGATCTGCAACGGTTGTCAGATGTTCGCCGCCCTGGCCGATCTGATTCCAGGGGCTGAGGCGTGGCCGTCGTTCACCCGCAACGTCTCGGAGCAGTACGAAGCCCGGCTGACCCAGGTCGAGGTCCTCGACTCACCCTCCGTGCTCTTCGCAGGGATGGCCGGCAGCCGCATCCCCATTGCGGTCGCGCACGGTGAGGGGTTCGCGAACTTCTCGGCGCGCGGTTCGCTTGAGAACGTCCACCAGGCAGTGCGGTTCGTCGACCACGTTGGCGGCATCGCCACGACGTACCCGCACAACCCGAACGGTTCGCCGCAGGGGCTGACCGCGGTGACCACCGACGACGGCCGGTTCACCGCGATGATGCCGCACCCGGAGCGGGTCAGCCGCAACGTGCAGATGTCGTGGACCTCGGGTCCGGTGGAGCAAGAAAGTCCCTGGCTGCGGATCTTCCGCAACGCCCGGGTGTTCGTTGGCTAG
- a CDS encoding SLC13 family permease — protein MLSAHEVLDLAARVGPVLVFLVAITVVAEIASIAGVFDVAAHWAARAGGRRTWRLWLLIVALACVSTIVLSLDTTAVLLTPVAITVAAQVGVSPVPFAMTTLWLANTASLLLPVSNLTNLLALHHVASTSAYLRLSWAPALAAIAATVLVLALRHRRVLRGTYDVPSPPSPHDRVLLWSAGCVCVLLGPLFVTGLVPAVPATVAAVFLAVVLFVRDRSRLREIAVPWRLVVGVVVLFLVVQLALDHGLRSLLGSAVGSGVGTLDLFRLAFTGGVSANLVNNLPAYLALESVASDAPARLIALLIGVNAGPLVTVWASLATLLWRQRCRAAGLSISTRRLALEGFVAAVASVAAATVALVVVA, from the coding sequence GTGCTCAGCGCCCACGAGGTGCTCGATCTTGCGGCACGGGTCGGGCCGGTGCTCGTCTTCCTGGTCGCTATCACAGTGGTCGCCGAAATCGCTTCGATCGCGGGCGTGTTCGACGTTGCGGCGCACTGGGCAGCGCGAGCCGGTGGTCGCCGTACCTGGCGATTGTGGCTCTTGATCGTGGCGCTGGCCTGCGTGAGCACCATCGTGTTGAGCCTGGACACCACCGCGGTGCTCCTGACCCCGGTCGCGATCACGGTCGCCGCCCAGGTGGGGGTCTCGCCGGTGCCGTTCGCGATGACGACGCTGTGGCTGGCGAACACCGCCTCGCTGCTGCTGCCGGTCTCGAACCTGACCAATCTGTTGGCGCTGCACCACGTCGCGTCCACGAGCGCCTACCTGCGGTTGTCCTGGGCGCCCGCGCTGGCCGCGATCGCGGCGACCGTGCTCGTGCTGGCTCTGCGCCATCGTCGGGTTCTGAGGGGAACGTACGACGTGCCGTCGCCTCCGTCGCCGCACGACCGGGTCCTGCTGTGGTCGGCCGGGTGCGTGTGTGTGCTGCTGGGGCCGCTCTTCGTGACCGGGCTGGTGCCTGCTGTGCCGGCCACGGTTGCGGCGGTATTCCTGGCCGTCGTGCTCTTCGTGCGCGACCGGTCCCGGCTGCGGGAGATCGCCGTGCCGTGGCGGCTGGTGGTCGGTGTGGTCGTGTTGTTCCTCGTGGTGCAACTGGCACTCGACCACGGGCTGCGGTCCTTGCTGGGCTCGGCGGTCGGCTCGGGCGTAGGCACTCTCGATCTCTTCCGGCTGGCGTTCACCGGCGGGGTGTCAGCGAACCTCGTCAATAACCTGCCGGCCTACCTGGCCCTCGAATCGGTGGCGTCCGACGCGCCCGCCCGGCTGATAGCCCTGCTGATCGGGGTGAACGCGGGTCCGCTGGTCACGGTGTGGGCGTCGCTGGCGACGTTGCTGTGGCGGCAGCGGTGCCGGGCAGCCGGGCTTTCCATCTCGACGCGCCGACTGGCTCTCGAAGGGTTCGTTGCGGCGGTCGCGTCCGTCGCGGCGGCAACCGTGGCCCTGGTCGTGGTCGCCTGA
- a CDS encoding HNH endonuclease signature motif containing protein, with the protein MVGVVTGGSVTESTVPPGVSWAGGVAGVHAAVDALTACRSNGDLGSDPSVTDDDLRSLSSSLARAKARIDAALMVLARGLHDRDTARTVGATSTGQLLAADFGGDRREGNALVRAAIHLSNTPVVEDALAEGRVNREQAGIIAKALTHLPVAVATEDRVRAQESLLDAARLLSIQDLGRAATRAADAFKTPAEADEHEENQLQARERRAARAARFWMRDNRDGTHRGGFTVPDTEAEMLRTAIEALSAPRRYHLEDTEPAEAAESGEPGESRDAGLPSDQAHRQGRAFATICTHLPADALPNAGGIAAVLTVNVDYDTLTGQVGPGTLPSGARISASKAREIGCGAGILPQVLGGKSLPLDLGQTQRFFNATQRRALALRDRGCAYPGCDRPPHWCEGHHWRNPWTPHNPEDPHGGTDLDNGCLLCAHHHRLVHDRHVETREKDGYLEFLVPPVIGQKTRTGYGGDLFTPDNPPGRLQWQRNYHWSAHNPPDRKSA; encoded by the coding sequence ATGGTGGGTGTTGTCACTGGCGGTTCGGTCACGGAAAGCACTGTGCCGCCCGGTGTTTCATGGGCGGGCGGGGTGGCCGGGGTGCATGCCGCGGTGGATGCGTTGACCGCCTGCCGCTCAAACGGCGACCTGGGCAGCGATCCGTCGGTCACCGACGACGATCTGCGCTCGCTCAGTTCGTCGCTGGCCCGGGCGAAAGCCCGGATCGACGCCGCCTTGATGGTGTTGGCGCGGGGGTTACACGACCGGGACACCGCCCGGACGGTCGGCGCGACCAGCACCGGGCAACTGTTGGCGGCTGATTTCGGGGGTGACCGGCGCGAGGGCAACGCCCTGGTCCGTGCCGCGATCCACCTGTCCAACACCCCGGTCGTGGAAGACGCGTTAGCTGAGGGTCGGGTGAATCGGGAACAAGCCGGGATCATCGCCAAAGCCCTCACCCACCTCCCCGTCGCCGTGGCCACCGAGGACCGGGTCCGCGCCCAAGAATCGCTACTCGATGCGGCCCGGTTGTTGTCGATCCAGGACCTGGGCCGGGCCGCGACCCGCGCCGCCGACGCCTTCAAGACCCCGGCCGAGGCGGACGAGCACGAAGAGAACCAACTACAAGCCCGGGAACGCCGCGCCGCCCGGGCGGCCCGGTTCTGGATGCGCGACAACCGCGACGGCACCCACCGCGGCGGCTTCACCGTCCCCGACACCGAAGCCGAAATGCTCCGCACCGCCATCGAAGCGTTGTCCGCACCCCGGCGCTACCACCTAGAAGACACCGAACCAGCCGAAGCGGCTGAATCAGGTGAGCCGGGTGAGTCGAGGGATGCTGGGTTGCCGTCGGACCAGGCGCACCGCCAAGGACGCGCGTTCGCGACCATCTGCACCCACCTACCCGCCGACGCCCTACCCAACGCCGGCGGGATCGCCGCCGTGCTCACCGTGAACGTCGACTACGACACCCTCACCGGCCAGGTGGGTCCCGGCACGCTGCCCTCCGGGGCCCGGATCTCCGCCAGCAAAGCACGCGAGATCGGCTGCGGGGCCGGGATCCTGCCCCAAGTCCTCGGCGGCAAGTCACTGCCCCTGGACCTGGGCCAGACGCAACGGTTCTTCAACGCCACCCAACGCCGCGCCCTGGCCCTGCGAGACCGAGGCTGCGCCTACCCCGGCTGCGACCGCCCACCGCACTGGTGCGAAGGCCACCACTGGCGAAACCCCTGGACACCCCACAACCCCGAGGACCCCCATGGCGGCACTGATCTGGACAACGGGTGCCTGCTGTGCGCCCACCACCACCGGCTCGTGCACGACCGCCACGTAGAAACAAGGGAGAAAGACGGGTACCTGGAATTCCTGGTCCCACCGGTCATCGGACAGAAAACCAGAACCGGGTACGGCGGCGACCTGTTCACCCCCGACAACCCACCCGGCCGATTGCAATGGCAACGCAACTACCACTGGTCAGCGCACAACCCACCCGACCGCAAAAGCGCCTGA
- a CDS encoding IS256 family transposase, producing the protein MSDEQAHGELVARSSAESVDVDDLAQQLVASAVERQVALTGEGGLLTTLTRRVLQAALEAEMSAHLGYDKHAVNGRDGGNSRNGSSPKTVRTEIGDVQIQVPRDRAGTFEPQIVPKHQRRLAGFDEAVISLYAKGMTTGDIAAHLSQVYDTDVSRDLVSRVTDQVLGDMKAWSARPLDAIYPVILIDAIVLKVREGTVANRPVYVAIGIDLNGFRDVLGLWVGPSGGEGAKQWMNMLSDLKNRGILDACIVCCDGLKGLPEAITATWPAATVQTCVVHLVRNSLRYASKKYWQAITRDLKRIYTAPSLAAAETEFETFAQQWEPLYPAMVRMWRNSWTEFIPFLDFPVEVRKLIYTTNGIESLNARFRAATRRRGHFPDEQSALKVLYLAVLERQKNRPNPTGQIAGWKNILNVLSMTYGDRLGLN; encoded by the coding sequence ATGTCTGATGAGCAAGCGCATGGTGAGTTGGTGGCGAGGTCGTCGGCCGAGTCGGTTGACGTTGATGATCTGGCGCAGCAGCTGGTCGCTTCGGCGGTCGAGCGGCAGGTCGCTTTGACCGGTGAGGGTGGGTTGTTGACGACGCTGACGCGGCGGGTCCTGCAGGCAGCCCTGGAGGCCGAGATGAGCGCCCACCTGGGGTATGACAAGCACGCGGTCAACGGCCGCGATGGCGGCAACTCCCGCAATGGCTCCAGCCCCAAGACGGTGCGCACCGAGATCGGGGACGTGCAGATCCAGGTTCCGCGGGATCGGGCCGGCACGTTCGAACCGCAGATCGTGCCCAAGCACCAGCGCCGCCTGGCCGGGTTCGATGAGGCCGTGATTTCGCTGTACGCGAAGGGCATGACCACCGGGGACATCGCCGCTCACCTGTCCCAGGTGTACGACACCGATGTTTCCCGGGACCTGGTCTCGCGGGTCACCGACCAGGTCCTGGGTGACATGAAGGCGTGGTCGGCGCGTCCGTTGGACGCGATCTACCCGGTGATCCTGATCGACGCGATCGTGCTGAAGGTCCGCGAAGGGACGGTCGCGAACCGTCCGGTGTATGTGGCAATCGGTATAGACCTCAACGGTTTCCGCGATGTCCTGGGGTTGTGGGTCGGCCCATCGGGTGGGGAAGGAGCCAAGCAGTGGATGAACATGCTGTCGGACTTGAAGAATCGTGGCATCCTCGATGCGTGCATCGTGTGCTGCGACGGCCTCAAAGGCTTGCCCGAGGCGATCACGGCGACCTGGCCGGCCGCCACGGTGCAAACGTGTGTGGTGCATTTGGTCCGCAACAGTCTGCGGTACGCCTCCAAGAAGTACTGGCAGGCCATCACCCGCGACCTCAAGCGGATCTACACCGCCCCGTCGCTGGCGGCGGCCGAAACCGAGTTCGAGACCTTCGCGCAGCAGTGGGAACCGCTGTATCCGGCGATGGTGCGGATGTGGCGCAACTCCTGGACCGAGTTCATCCCGTTCCTGGACTTCCCTGTCGAGGTCCGCAAACTGATCTATACGACCAACGGGATCGAGTCGTTGAACGCCCGGTTCCGGGCAGCGACACGTCGACGGGGCCATTTCCCGGACGAGCAATCCGCGTTGAAGGTGCTCTACCTCGCGGTGTTGGAGCGGCAGAAGAACCGACCCAACCCCACCGGGCAGATCGCCGGCTGGAAGAACATCCTGAACGTACTATCCATGACCTACGGCGACCGCCTAGGTCTGAACTAG
- a CDS encoding AMP-binding protein, producing the protein MVMKADVSQVDPLEYNLATRVNIGDSLRRMAGMFPDRVAVVDGADRVTYAELNDSAEHVARALLDLGLPAQSPVAMLMMNSWRMLATYYGCAKSGMVAMPVNIVLTAADQRWILADAQATVIVVDAVFAPRVAALLPDLPLVETVIVVGGSEPFERVRTEDWDAWTASVSDVPVEVIVDDRDIVQCLYTSGTTSRPKGVLVSHVSLQIALLSDVIVTRQTWGLQSPTMLVVLPMFHTTALNTLTQPMLTVGGTAVLLPAFDPNAVLDLIERENVTHTMMLPMMWAATLAAQKAKPRDVSGVTTAIYAMAPMPDELLAAVDDTFTNADVILGSGQTEVVPATVMQFPEHRHSAPNSWGSAVPTLDVGIMQPGGGEVVGIDETGEIVYRGGNVCAGYWNNPAANAAAFAGGWFHSGDVGHIDKDAVVWFTDRVKDIIKSGGENVSSVIVERVVGGVPGVAECCVVGVPHERWGEAVTAVVVADGSVDPAQLADDVIAAAKQRLAGFQVPKQVTVLPELPKTATGKVQKHEVRAALRE; encoded by the coding sequence ATGGTCATGAAAGCTGATGTGTCGCAGGTCGATCCGCTGGAATACAACCTGGCCACGCGGGTCAACATTGGTGACTCGCTGCGCCGGATGGCGGGCATGTTCCCCGACCGGGTCGCCGTGGTCGACGGTGCCGACCGGGTGACGTACGCCGAGTTGAACGACTCCGCCGAGCACGTCGCTCGCGCTCTGCTCGACCTGGGCCTTCCGGCGCAGAGCCCGGTGGCGATGCTGATGATGAACTCCTGGCGGATGCTGGCCACCTACTACGGGTGCGCGAAGTCCGGGATGGTTGCGATGCCGGTGAACATCGTGCTGACGGCGGCGGACCAGCGGTGGATCCTGGCCGATGCGCAGGCGACGGTGATCGTGGTCGATGCGGTGTTCGCGCCACGGGTCGCTGCTCTGTTGCCGGACCTGCCGCTGGTCGAGACGGTCATCGTGGTCGGTGGAAGTGAGCCGTTCGAGCGGGTCCGGACGGAGGATTGGGACGCCTGGACGGCGAGTGTCTCGGACGTGCCGGTCGAGGTCATCGTCGACGACCGGGACATCGTGCAGTGTCTCTACACCTCCGGCACGACCTCACGGCCCAAGGGTGTGTTGGTCAGCCATGTGTCCCTGCAGATCGCGCTGTTGTCCGATGTGATCGTGACCCGGCAGACCTGGGGCTTGCAGTCACCGACGATGCTGGTGGTGTTGCCGATGTTCCACACGACGGCGTTGAACACGCTGACCCAGCCGATGTTGACCGTCGGCGGTACGGCGGTGCTGCTGCCGGCCTTCGATCCGAACGCCGTTCTCGACCTCATCGAGCGGGAGAACGTCACGCACACGATGATGTTGCCGATGATGTGGGCGGCGACCCTGGCGGCTCAGAAGGCCAAACCGCGGGACGTCAGCGGGGTGACCACGGCGATCTATGCGATGGCGCCGATGCCGGACGAGTTGCTGGCGGCGGTCGATGACACGTTCACCAACGCTGACGTCATTCTGGGCTCGGGCCAGACGGAGGTTGTGCCGGCCACCGTGATGCAGTTCCCCGAGCACCGGCACAGTGCTCCGAACTCCTGGGGTTCGGCGGTGCCCACCCTGGACGTGGGGATCATGCAACCCGGCGGCGGCGAAGTGGTCGGGATCGATGAGACCGGCGAGATCGTCTACCGCGGCGGCAACGTGTGCGCCGGCTACTGGAACAACCCGGCTGCCAACGCGGCAGCCTTCGCCGGTGGCTGGTTCCACAGCGGCGACGTCGGGCACATCGACAAGGACGCGGTCGTGTGGTTCACCGACCGGGTCAAGGACATCATCAAGTCTGGTGGCGAGAACGTGTCGTCGGTGATCGTCGAGCGGGTCGTCGGCGGGGTGCCCGGGGTGGCGGAGTGCTGCGTCGTCGGCGTGCCCCACGAGCGCTGGGGCGAAGCGGTCACCGCGGTCGTGGTCGCCGACGGCTCCGTGGACCCAGCGCAGTTGGCCGACGACGTGATCGCAGCCGCGAAGCAGCGACTCGCCGGCTTCCAGGTCCCCAAACAGGTCACGGTCCTGCCCGAGCTGCCGAAGACCGCCACCGGCAAAGTCCAGAAGCACGAGGTCCGAGCCGCACTGCGCGAGTAG
- a CDS encoding acyl-CoA synthetase, with the protein MDHALGVDAGFGDWVTKHALRNPERPALISAESGEVTSYAQLEVRTDQLADALRGRGIGRGDRVAMLTLNSVAMMEIYVAVAKLGAISVPVNFRLSAPEVRYVLADSGATVLFESTSLSKLAEAACSEGTAVRERIAVPTSADRAADSEYEAFLRSGNPDRVTLPIDLDEVCVLMYTSGTTGAPKGAMLTHGNFQWNVFNGLGLGEGNNGRDVTLSSAPLFHIGALGVHTAPYLYLGACTVIQEAFTPDSWLELAERHRITNAFLVPAMWAAVLNAPSFAERDLSSLRTAVSGGAPCPIVVIEGMRARGVQFTEGFGMTETSPNASCLQPDQVLEHAGSIGKPLMHVEFRLVDEAGEDVPVGAVGELVIRGPNVMVGYWKKPEATAEAMRGGWFHSGDLGRRDEAGFYTLVDRKKDMIITGGENVYPIEVEQVMYRHPAVNEVAVIGVPDTAWGESIVAVVALTPDGQVSGPDLLAWTRERVAHFKSPKRVEFVDALPRTATGKVLKRDLREEYGGAASAVNR; encoded by the coding sequence ATGGACCACGCACTCGGCGTCGATGCCGGCTTCGGTGACTGGGTCACCAAACACGCGCTGCGCAACCCGGAACGCCCGGCGCTGATCAGTGCCGAATCCGGCGAGGTGACCAGCTACGCCCAACTCGAGGTTCGCACCGATCAGCTGGCCGATGCGCTCAGGGGCCGCGGTATCGGCCGCGGCGATCGTGTCGCGATGCTGACGCTGAACAGCGTGGCGATGATGGAGATCTACGTCGCCGTCGCGAAGCTGGGCGCCATCAGCGTCCCGGTCAACTTCCGCCTGTCGGCCCCTGAGGTCCGGTACGTGCTGGCCGACAGCGGCGCCACCGTGCTGTTCGAATCCACGTCCCTGTCCAAGCTGGCCGAGGCCGCCTGCTCGGAGGGTACGGCGGTCCGCGAGCGCATCGCCGTGCCGACGTCGGCTGACCGGGCCGCGGACAGTGAGTACGAGGCTTTCCTGCGCAGCGGAAACCCGGACCGGGTCACCCTGCCCATCGACCTCGATGAGGTGTGTGTGCTGATGTACACCTCGGGCACGACCGGCGCGCCGAAGGGCGCGATGCTGACCCACGGCAACTTCCAGTGGAACGTCTTCAACGGGCTGGGCCTGGGTGAGGGCAACAACGGCCGGGACGTCACGTTGTCCAGTGCGCCGCTGTTCCACATCGGTGCCCTCGGGGTGCACACCGCGCCGTACCTCTATCTCGGGGCGTGCACGGTGATCCAGGAGGCGTTCACTCCCGACTCGTGGCTCGAACTGGCCGAACGGCACCGGATCACCAACGCGTTCCTGGTCCCGGCGATGTGGGCCGCGGTGTTGAACGCGCCATCGTTTGCCGAACGGGATCTGTCCTCCTTGCGGACGGCGGTCAGCGGCGGCGCGCCGTGCCCGATCGTGGTGATCGAGGGGATGCGCGCGAGGGGTGTGCAGTTCACCGAGGGTTTCGGGATGACCGAGACCTCACCGAACGCTTCCTGTTTGCAGCCCGACCAGGTGCTCGAGCACGCCGGATCCATCGGCAAGCCGCTGATGCACGTCGAGTTCCGGTTGGTCGACGAGGCCGGCGAGGATGTGCCGGTCGGTGCGGTCGGCGAGTTGGTGATCCGGGGGCCGAACGTCATGGTCGGGTACTGGAAGAAGCCGGAGGCGACGGCTGAGGCGATGCGTGGCGGCTGGTTCCATTCCGGTGACCTGGGTCGCCGCGACGAGGCAGGCTTCTACACGCTGGTCGACCGCAAGAAGGACATGATCATCACCGGTGGTGAGAACGTCTATCCCATCGAAGTCGAGCAGGTGATGTACCGCCACCCGGCGGTGAACGAGGTGGCTGTGATCGGCGTACCGGACACCGCATGGGGTGAGTCGATCGTGGCCGTGGTGGCGCTGACACCGGATGGTCAGGTGAGCGGGCCGGACCTGCTGGCGTGGACTCGGGAGCGGGTCGCGCACTTCAAGTCGCCAAAACGGGTCGAGTTCGTCGACGCGCTGCCGCGCACCGCCACCGGGAAGGTGCTCAAACGGGATCTGCGCGAAGAGTACGGCGGCGCGGCCAGTGCCGTGAATCGGTGA